One Lactobacillus sp. CBA3606 DNA window includes the following coding sequences:
- a CDS encoding FAD/NAD(P)-binding oxidoreductase, with protein sequence MDKRKIVIVGASHGGHESAIELLDKYNDVDVTVYEAGDFISFMSCGMQLYLENKVTAEDDVRNFAPEDVEKKGGHVYANHEVTAIHPEHKTVTVKDLTNNSEEEVQYDKLILSSGVTPKVLPVPGNDLKNIYLMRGRDWASKLMSAVNNPAIKNVAIVGAGYIGTEASEVFAKAGKHVTLMDMIDRPLGTYLNPELLDVLEPTFKKNMDLKMGVKIEGFNGNEKVESVKTDQGDIPADLVVVSAGVTPNTDWIKGTVDLDQRGWIKTDPYLRTNVKDVYAIGDAILPLSIPAGKPMPIALATTARREAQYVVDHIFEDKPDRAFKGVIGASALSVFDYHFATAGLNKFSAAKNKLDYQTSFYEDHMRPAYVPEADNPKVYVSLTFNPYTHQILGGAVLSKYDITAQGNVLALAISHKMRLEDLAEQDFFFQPGFDRQWSLLNLAAQHALGMARF encoded by the coding sequence ATGGATAAACGTAAAATTGTAATTGTTGGTGCTTCACATGGTGGTCATGAATCAGCAATTGAGCTGTTGGATAAATATAATGATGTAGATGTAACTGTTTATGAAGCTGGCGACTTTATTTCATTTATGTCCTGTGGTATGCAATTATACTTAGAAAATAAAGTTACGGCTGAAGATGACGTCAGAAACTTTGCTCCTGAAGATGTTGAAAAGAAGGGCGGTCATGTTTATGCCAACCATGAAGTAACCGCGATTCATCCTGAACATAAGACAGTAACAGTTAAGGATTTAACCAATAATTCTGAAGAAGAAGTTCAATATGATAAGTTAATTCTTTCATCAGGTGTAACGCCAAAGGTTTTACCAGTACCTGGCAATGATCTTAAGAATATCTATTTAATGCGTGGACGTGATTGGGCTTCTAAGTTAATGAGTGCTGTTAACAATCCAGCAATTAAGAATGTTGCTATTGTTGGTGCTGGTTATATTGGTACTGAAGCTAGTGAAGTATTTGCTAAAGCTGGCAAGCATGTAACTTTAATGGACATGATTGATCGTCCATTAGGAACTTACTTGAACCCTGAATTGCTTGATGTTTTGGAACCTACCTTTAAGAAGAATATGGACTTGAAGATGGGCGTTAAAATTGAAGGCTTCAACGGTAATGAAAAAGTTGAAAGCGTCAAGACCGATCAAGGCGATATACCAGCTGACTTGGTTGTTGTTTCAGCAGGGGTAACTCCTAATACTGATTGGATAAAGGGCACAGTTGATTTAGATCAAAGAGGCTGGATTAAGACTGATCCATACTTGAGAACGAATGTTAAAGACGTTTACGCTATTGGAGATGCAATTTTGCCACTTTCTATTCCAGCAGGTAAGCCAATGCCAATTGCTTTAGCTACTACTGCTAGAAGAGAAGCACAATATGTGGTTGATCATATCTTTGAAGATAAGCCAGATCGCGCTTTCAAGGGTGTTATCGGTGCTTCAGCTCTTAGCGTCTTTGACTATCACTTCGCTACTGCGGGATTAAATAAGTTTTCAGCTGCTAAGAATAAGCTTGATTATCAAACTAGCTTCTATGAAGATCATATGCGTCCAGCTTATGTCCCAGAAGCAGATAATCCTAAGGTATATGTCAGCTTAACCTTTAATCCATATACTCACCAAATCTTAGGCGGTGCTGTCCTTTCTAAGTATGATATTACTGCTCAAGGCAATGTTTTAGCTTTGGCAATTAGTCATAAGATGCGCTTGGAAGACTTGGCTGAACAAGACTTCTTCTTCCAACCAGGATTTGACCGTCAATGGAGTTTGCTTAACCTAGCTGCTCAACATGCATTAGGTATGGCAAGATTCTAA
- a CDS encoding IS110 family transposase, with protein MNESAKLLPQKYMEGDKVHVLGIDVSRGKSNCALLHDHTVIKEFQIIHNKSGLAKLKSIITSDLPVMAVFETTGIYSRVLTRFFSEEGMNYLEINPLESSIRMAGLRRQKTDRSDAVKLALLGIDQKSLIHGRRPYSRPYEQLHLMAHRYLEITKERSRIINHLHAALDQTFPELNDIFNPIRSVLGLTFVSLFPHPDFLTGYIPGTMAKQIIGLVSPKIHSDLIVRRCNEVWQAGQLSYPAQPANSFLTNQIHSYCEEIQRYNQAHDLLKRQLITYAKTFPEFKLIASIPGAGEISTALLLGFTGKIARFPSYKQLNAYVGIDLRRTQSGGLKEADRINRRGQSSARYIMFEMIRSMLRNKARIDNHIVDYYYKLKKGPHPKPDMVAMIACVNRLDRTIMNLVRTNQIYNYARTSH; from the coding sequence ATGAACGAATCTGCGAAGTTGTTACCTCAAAAATATATGGAAGGCGATAAAGTGCACGTTTTAGGTATTGATGTGAGTCGTGGAAAGAGTAATTGTGCTCTTTTACACGATCATACGGTTATTAAGGAGTTTCAGATTATCCATAATAAGTCTGGATTGGCAAAGCTCAAGTCAATAATTACGAGTGACCTGCCAGTCATGGCAGTATTTGAAACGACTGGTATTTATTCTAGAGTTCTGACTCGTTTTTTTAGCGAGGAAGGAATGAATTACCTTGAAATAAATCCTTTGGAGTCCTCAATTCGCATGGCGGGGTTGAGAAGGCAAAAAACAGACCGTTCAGATGCAGTTAAATTAGCGCTCCTGGGAATTGATCAGAAGTCACTGATTCATGGTCGTAGACCATATTCAAGGCCATATGAGCAACTTCATTTAATGGCACACCGCTATCTAGAAATAACTAAGGAGAGATCCCGGATTATCAATCATTTACATGCCGCACTTGATCAAACATTTCCCGAGTTAAACGATATATTTAACCCAATTCGATCAGTGCTCGGCTTAACTTTTGTTAGTCTCTTTCCCCACCCTGATTTTTTAACAGGATATATTCCAGGAACGATGGCAAAACAAATCATTGGCTTGGTAAGTCCTAAAATCCATTCGGATTTAATCGTACGTAGATGTAATGAGGTCTGGCAGGCAGGCCAATTGTCGTACCCAGCACAACCTGCGAATTCATTTCTAACTAATCAAATCCATAGTTATTGTGAAGAGATTCAGCGATATAATCAGGCCCATGACTTATTAAAACGCCAATTGATCACTTACGCGAAAACTTTTCCGGAGTTTAAACTCATTGCGAGTATTCCTGGGGCGGGAGAGATATCAACTGCCCTGTTACTAGGATTTACAGGAAAAATAGCGAGATTCCCAAGTTATAAGCAGCTGAATGCTTACGTAGGAATAGATCTACGACGAACCCAATCCGGAGGGCTCAAAGAAGCTGACCGGATTAATCGGAGAGGCCAAAGTAGTGCCCGTTATATTATGTTTGAAATGATTAGATCCATGCTTAGAAATAAAGCACGCATTGATAATCACATTGTGGATTACTACTATAAGTTAAAAAAAGGACCACATCCTAAACCGGATATGGTTGCCATGATTGCTTGTGTGAACAGGCTTGATAGGACGATTATGAATTTGGTCCGCACAAACCAAATTTATAATTACGCAAGAACTTCCCATTAA
- a CDS encoding ISL3-like element IS1165 family transposase produces the protein MSQLDNTLKLLGITDTNIQVFGTREEFNGRGSGRKKYLVIQAELTYTLRRCPSCGYNTLHPNGHKLTHVHISGPMDRPVILELNKQRWRCSNCHSTCTATTPVVSTNHAIGHGLATHVLKLASKSLPDKTIASLTGISTNSVQRILTANIHPHASRRLPINLCFDEFRSTHGSMSFICIDADTHKSVKVLSDRLNRTIKQFFLSQYSTAERAAVQRVIMDMNASYQAFVHELFPNAELIIDRFHIIQLMGRTMDTIRTQCLKQLDKHSREYKVLKSLWRLFHKATPDAQKSRYLFGLNEYSTEQNAIDIGTDTFPAFKTAYETYIDLHDALMGRHADELKNIITNYQPNGTPLDTAMHTLRKNLNGVINAAKSSYSNGPIEGINRKIKELKRACYGFSNQANMFTRVYQLIA, from the coding sequence GTGTCTCAACTAGATAATACACTTAAATTACTGGGAATTACAGACACAAACATTCAGGTGTTCGGTACTCGTGAGGAATTTAATGGTCGGGGCTCGGGTCGCAAAAAGTATTTGGTCATCCAGGCAGAGCTTACCTACACACTCAGGCGCTGTCCCAGCTGTGGATACAATACGTTGCACCCTAACGGACACAAGCTCACTCATGTCCACATTTCAGGACCCATGGACCGGCCCGTAATTCTAGAGCTAAACAAGCAACGCTGGCGTTGTAGTAACTGCCATAGCACTTGTACGGCCACCACTCCAGTGGTATCAACCAACCACGCCATCGGTCACGGACTAGCGACTCATGTGCTGAAGCTAGCCAGTAAATCACTCCCGGATAAGACTATCGCCAGTCTCACCGGTATTTCGACAAACTCAGTTCAGCGTATTTTGACGGCTAATATTCATCCACACGCGAGCCGCCGGTTACCGATTAATCTATGCTTTGATGAATTCCGTTCCACGCACGGCTCCATGTCGTTTATTTGCATTGACGCCGACACTCACAAATCAGTTAAAGTACTTAGCGACCGCCTTAATAGAACCATCAAACAGTTCTTTCTTAGTCAGTACAGCACCGCAGAACGGGCCGCGGTTCAACGCGTCATCATGGACATGAACGCCTCCTATCAGGCATTCGTGCACGAACTATTCCCTAACGCCGAACTCATTATTGATCGGTTCCACATTATTCAATTAATGGGCCGGACGATGGATACCATTCGCACTCAATGTTTAAAGCAACTCGACAAGCATTCGCGGGAATATAAAGTACTGAAATCACTATGGCGCCTATTCCACAAGGCCACCCCTGACGCACAAAAGAGCCGCTACCTCTTCGGCCTGAATGAGTACTCGACCGAACAGAACGCTATTGATATTGGAACCGATACGTTTCCGGCCTTCAAAACAGCTTATGAAACCTACATCGATCTCCACGATGCTTTGATGGGGCGTCACGCTGATGAACTCAAGAATATCATCACTAACTATCAGCCTAACGGCACGCCCCTAGATACGGCCATGCATACCCTACGAAAGAATCTTAATGGAGTAATTAATGCCGCCAAATCGTCCTACTCTAACGGACCGATAGAAGGCATCAACCGTAAGATCAAGGAGCTCAAACGTGCTTGTTATGGCTTCTCCAATCAGGCCAATATGTTCACACGCGTCTACCAGCTGATTGCCTAG